In Rutidosis leptorrhynchoides isolate AG116_Rl617_1_P2 chromosome 2, CSIRO_AGI_Rlap_v1, whole genome shotgun sequence, one genomic interval encodes:
- the LOC139888987 gene encoding uncharacterized protein codes for MVNLHSSNDARKKRLLWDKLLNFMNNNEGEYVLFGDFNEVREESEKFGSIFHPDEANVFNLFIGSSGLVDIPLGGRKFTWMNKSASKMSRIDRVLVTSNIFEYFADLKLTTLVRGYSNHLPLLLQDLKHDFGPTPFKCFNSWYLFSDFDAMVKDASSEIMDNRAFYHDKMKLMKQRIKKWVKSKKANMVLRKVEIFSRINDIDILVESGNDTEETRIERRDLMQELDTLNRVDDMDIIRKFRVKWDAEGDENSKYFHCLLKQRRNGQMIKGITVNGEWLTDPNATKQAFFEFYANKFAGQSSTYLDLGHQRAV; via the coding sequence ATGGTGAATCTTCACAGCTCGAATGATGCTAGAAAGAAGAGATTATTATGGGATAAACTCCTTAACTTCATGAAtaacaatgagggtgaatatgtgTTGTTTGGTGACTTTAATGAGGTAAGAGAGGAGTCGGAAAAGTTTGGGTCAATTTTTCATCCGGATGAGGCTAATGTTTTCAATTTGTTTATTGGTAGCTCGGGTCTAGTTGATATACCTCTCGGTGGTAGAAAGTTTACTTGGATGAACAAGTCGGCTTCGAAAATGAGCCGAATAGATAGGGTTCTCGTTACTTCTAACATTTTTGAATATTTTGCAGATTTAAAACTTACCACTCTTGTTCGTGGCTACTCCAATCACCTTCCTTTGCTGTTACAAGATCTAAAGCACGATTTTGGCCCAACACCATTTAAGTGTTTTAATTCTTGGTACCTTTTTTCGGACTTTGATGCTATGGTGAAAGATGCTTCAAGTGAGATCATGGATAATAGAGCGTTTTATCACGATAAAATGAAGTTGATGAAGCAAAGGATTAAAAAATGGGTTAAATCAAAAAAGGCTAACATGGTCCTGAGGAAAGTTGAGATTTTTTCAAGAATTAATGATATAGACATATTGGTCGAATCTGGTAATGATACGGAGGAAACTCGCATTGAAAGAAGGGACTTAATGCAAGAACTCGATACTTTAAATAGGGTCGATGACATGGATATTATTCGAAAGTTTCGGGTGAAATGGGACGCGGAAGGTGACGAAAACTCCAAGTATTTTCATTGTTTATTGAAACAACGGAGGAACGGCCAAATGATTAAAGGTATAACGGTTAATGGTGAATGGTTAACGGATCCTAATGCAACCAAACAAGCATTTTTTGAGTTTTATGCTAATAAATTCGCTGGTCAATCATCGACCTATCTCGACCTTGGTCACCAGCGAGCTGTTTAA